A stretch of Lathyrus oleraceus cultivar Zhongwan6 chromosome 6, CAAS_Psat_ZW6_1.0, whole genome shotgun sequence DNA encodes these proteins:
- the LOC127094385 gene encoding uncharacterized protein LOC127094385 isoform X1, whose product MVFSGEEEESNMGSGSERGKPLHNFMLPCLKWGTQRHLKCMKIPSDEGSPSRNNATESEKKRSKISEQRFTGDEGIGAVREKLMLDLKTEADRMKDAILRKEKENNGGDEDEVEVEVVASAAAARERTWNLRTRKGVGGGESGKGLLKIDEKKPNVSPSALRNGNSGVKLKGDGDSNEKVKFSLTLTKKEIEEDFMKMVGHRPPRRPKKRPRIVQRQMDTLFPGMWLSEVSADAYKVPDVPEGKK is encoded by the exons ATGGTGTTTTCTGGTGAAGAAGAAGAGAGTAACATGGGTTCAGGTTCTGAAAGAGGGAAGCCTCTTCACAATTTCATGTTACCTTGCTTGAAGTGGGGGACTCAGCGTCACCTCAAGTGTATGAAGATTCCTTCCGACGAGGGATCGCCGTCGCGGAATAATGCGACGGAGTCTGAGAAAAAGAGGAGCAAGATCAGCGAACAGAGATTCACCGGCGACGAAGGGATCGGTGCTGTTAGAGAGAAGTTGATGCTTGATCTGAAGACTGAAGCTGATAGAATGAAAGATGCGATATTGAGAAAGGAGAAGGAGAATAATGGTGGCGATGAGGATGAGGTTGAGGTTGAGGTAGTTGCTTCTGCGGCGGCGGCGAGGGAGAGGACGTGGAATTTGAGAACGAGGAAGGGTGTTGGTGGTGGAGAGAGTGGAAAGGGGTTGTTGAAGATTGATGAGAAGAAACCTAACGTGTCGCCGTCGGCGTTAAGGAATGGTAACAGCGGCGTTAAGTTGAAGGGTGATGGTGATTCGAATGAAAAGGTGAAATTTTCATTGACGTTGACGaagaaggagattgaagaagatttCATGAAGATGGTGGGTCATCGGCCTCCGAGAAGGCCCAAAAAGAGGCCCAGAATTGTTCAGAGGCAAATGGAT ACACTTTTTCCTGGTATGTGGTTGTCTGAGGTTTCTGCTGATGCGTACAAGGTTCCTGATGTTCCTGAGGGCAAG AAATAG
- the LOC127094385 gene encoding uncharacterized protein LOC127094385 isoform X2, translated as MGSGSERGKPLHNFMLPCLKWGTQRHLKCMKIPSDEGSPSRNNATESEKKRSKISEQRFTGDEGIGAVREKLMLDLKTEADRMKDAILRKEKENNGGDEDEVEVEVVASAAAARERTWNLRTRKGVGGGESGKGLLKIDEKKPNVSPSALRNGNSGVKLKGDGDSNEKVKFSLTLTKKEIEEDFMKMVGHRPPRRPKKRPRIVQRQMDTLFPGMWLSEVSADAYKVPDVPEGKK; from the exons ATGGGTTCAGGTTCTGAAAGAGGGAAGCCTCTTCACAATTTCATGTTACCTTGCTTGAAGTGGGGGACTCAGCGTCACCTCAAGTGTATGAAGATTCCTTCCGACGAGGGATCGCCGTCGCGGAATAATGCGACGGAGTCTGAGAAAAAGAGGAGCAAGATCAGCGAACAGAGATTCACCGGCGACGAAGGGATCGGTGCTGTTAGAGAGAAGTTGATGCTTGATCTGAAGACTGAAGCTGATAGAATGAAAGATGCGATATTGAGAAAGGAGAAGGAGAATAATGGTGGCGATGAGGATGAGGTTGAGGTTGAGGTAGTTGCTTCTGCGGCGGCGGCGAGGGAGAGGACGTGGAATTTGAGAACGAGGAAGGGTGTTGGTGGTGGAGAGAGTGGAAAGGGGTTGTTGAAGATTGATGAGAAGAAACCTAACGTGTCGCCGTCGGCGTTAAGGAATGGTAACAGCGGCGTTAAGTTGAAGGGTGATGGTGATTCGAATGAAAAGGTGAAATTTTCATTGACGTTGACGaagaaggagattgaagaagatttCATGAAGATGGTGGGTCATCGGCCTCCGAGAAGGCCCAAAAAGAGGCCCAGAATTGTTCAGAGGCAAATGGAT ACACTTTTTCCTGGTATGTGGTTGTCTGAGGTTTCTGCTGATGCGTACAAGGTTCCTGATGTTCCTGAGGGCAAG AAATAG